The nucleotide window TGTATATTGGATGGACATTTGATGATATAAAGGATATTCATACGATCCAATCCTTTACTGAAAGAATAGCGTTTTCTGGCTCTGCTGAAACGCTTTCGAGAGAGGGATTTTACTCACGGGTGGCAAGGGGATTTCCCCGGGAGTTGCCACCCCCTCCGGAAGTGTGGGAGGGACACGTTCCGTCACGATTAAGAATAATCGAACAATATGAAAATAAAAATTCACCAGAGCCCCGGTTTTCATTGATGTGAGGTGGCCTGACTAGCCGGAATGCATTCTTCACCAAAATTTTCCAACCAGAAAAAGAGCCATATTCGGCTGTATTTCAATTATCATTACCCTAAAGGACGAGCTTCCCCACGGATCGGATACAGGCCTCATGAATCGGGTAATATGCAATTCGCGGGATGATCCACTGGGAGAGAGAACATATAAAAAATGTAGCAATAATTAACGATAATTATTTCGGAACGGGACCTTGTTTACGTGAACGGGTTATTAACCTGTATCCACGGGATCTTTTTAAAATGCGAATCTTCTGTATAGATCATACCAACCGAGTGCTGTTTCATGGTTGCCGCAAGCAGGGCGTCCCAAAAGTGAAGAGAGTACGTGCGCCGGATATCGATTGCATCCATAATCGTTCCCGGGTCATAGCCGATCACCCTCCACCCATCGAACGAGACAATGTCCCGGATAAATCGTGTAACAACGGCATCCGGTACCGGGTGTTTGACTTTTTCAGTCATAACGACAGAGAACTCCGCAAGGTTTTGTACTGACACCGTGAGATCGATCTCGGAGCGCCAGCATTGCGAGAGAAGTTCCACAGCAACCGCCCGCTTCTCCGGCTCCCCGGCATCAAGGGCATAGCAGAGAATATTCGTATCAATAAGTGCCGGTTGTGCGGTCATAGAGGTCCTTTCGTTCCGTACAGGCATGCCTGCCGAGATGATATCCGGTTTCCAGAAGTGCAAGAGCGTCGCGTGCGATCTCATCCTGGGTCTGGTTATTCACCCAGCTCTCCAGGGCCTCGGCTGTTGCCTTGCCAAGGTATCCTTTCCGGTCCCCGAGCTTCTTCTTTGCTGCCTCCCGGAAACGTTTCTCGATATCATCATTGATGCTTATCGTAATGGTGCCCATATGTGTTTACGTGCGTTTTTAGATTATTTAAATAATTTGAGAATGTAAATTTAGAGAGTCTGGAGAATATTTACATCATCAAAATGGGGGAACAAGGTGTACTCTCCATTCCGGATAATTTATCCGGCCATACGGGGGAGTTATGATCTATGAAACGGAAAAGATTGCACCAGATAATCCGGCTGAATGGCTGAATCGTGCAAAAAACAATCTGGCTCTTGCAAAACAGCATTCCCGTGAAATTTATCCGGAAGACCTTTGCATCCGGGTCCAGACAGCAACAGGGAATGCGATAAAGGCGGTTTACATCTATAGAACGTGGCATTCACCTATATCCTGATATCTCGCAGCTTTTGGCAGCTCTTGGAGAAAATGGTACCGTCATCCCTCAGGAGATAAAAACTGCCTCCACACTCACGCTCTATGCAGCTCAAACCCGATATCCCGGACTGGAGGGTCCGGTCAGTGATGACGAATATCATGAAGCTCTGGTGTTAGCAGAACGTGTTGTTGTTTGTGAGTCATAATGACGGGTTCAATTATCTTGAACCAACAAGTTATTTGCCGTAAAATGTAATCCTAACTATAAATGCAATAAATGGGGGTGGTGCAATTATGACAAGGGCGATTGAAGTTGTGTACGAAAATAATGTTTTTAAACCGATTGAGCCGGTTGAAGGTATTAAAGAACATGAGAGAATGGTCGTGATATTCTCCC belongs to Methanoregula sp. and includes:
- a CDS encoding PIN domain-containing protein; the protein is MTAQPALIDTNILCYALDAGEPEKRAVAVELLSQCWRSEIDLTVSVQNLAEFSVVMTEKVKHPVPDAVVTRFIRDIVSFDGWRVIGYDPGTIMDAIDIRRTYSLHFWDALLAATMKQHSVGMIYTEDSHFKKIPWIQVNNPFT